A region of Halalkaliarchaeum desulfuricum DNA encodes the following proteins:
- a CDS encoding homoserine dehydrogenase — protein MKLAILGFGAVGRSVAELAGAYGHTVTAIADSKSAVLADSASGNAALDVDAVSTRKEDAGTVGDADPDDVLAADYDVLVEATPTTLGDAEPGFSHAAAALERDRHVVLANKGPVAERYGDLAALARESAGDVRFEATVGGAIPAISTVEDVGPARVSAVRGVLNGTANFILTRMAAEGLDYDHVLAEAQDLGVAEADPSFDVNGTDAALKCVILANVLSFGTADDPADAREFTLADAAVEGIENVPGSALELAAEDGRTVRLVGEASRESVRVGPRLVPENGTLAVTGTQNIVQLDTDHAGRLNVSGRGAGGPETASAVLADVGRLP, from the coding sequence GTGAAACTCGCGATCCTCGGGTTCGGTGCGGTCGGCCGATCGGTCGCCGAACTCGCCGGGGCGTACGGCCACACCGTGACGGCGATCGCGGACTCGAAGAGCGCGGTTCTGGCCGACTCGGCGTCCGGGAACGCCGCCCTCGATGTCGACGCCGTCTCAACCCGCAAGGAGGACGCCGGCACCGTCGGCGACGCGGATCCCGACGACGTGCTCGCGGCCGACTACGACGTCCTAGTGGAGGCGACGCCGACGACGCTGGGGGACGCAGAGCCCGGGTTCTCCCACGCGGCAGCAGCGCTCGAGCGGGACAGACACGTCGTGCTCGCGAACAAGGGCCCCGTCGCGGAACGGTACGGCGACCTCGCCGCGCTGGCCCGCGAGAGCGCCGGGGACGTGCGGTTCGAGGCCACTGTAGGGGGCGCGATCCCGGCGATCTCGACCGTCGAGGACGTCGGTCCCGCCCGCGTGTCGGCGGTTCGCGGCGTGCTCAATGGAACCGCGAACTTCATCTTGACCCGGATGGCTGCCGAAGGCCTCGATTACGATCACGTGCTCGCGGAGGCGCAGGACCTCGGCGTCGCGGAGGCCGACCCCTCCTTCGACGTCAACGGGACGGACGCGGCGCTGAAGTGCGTGATCCTGGCGAACGTGCTCTCGTTCGGGACGGCCGACGATCCCGCTGACGCCCGGGAGTTCACGCTCGCGGACGCGGCGGTCGAGGGGATCGAAAACGTGCCCGGGAGCGCGCTGGAGCTCGCAGCCGAGGACGGTCGAACCGTCCGGCTCGTCGGCGAGGCAAGCCGGGAGTCGGTCCGGGTGGGACCGCGGCTCGTCCCCGAAAACGGGACGCTCGCGGTGACCGGCACCCAGAACATCGTCCAACTGGACACCGACCACGCCGGCCGCCTGAACGTGAGCGGCCGCGGCGCCGGCGGACCCGAAACCGCAAGCGCCGTGCTGGCTGACGTCGGCCGACTCCCGTGA
- a CDS encoding amino acid-binding protein — protein sequence MTARDGPEAGPQADTDGGQVASTSTHTVRLELADEPGELLRALRPIADNGGNLLSIYHERGNITPRGRIPVEIDLEAPDDRFEGIVDALRDAGVNVIQAGTERYSEELTVVLVGHLIDTGLSDTLRRIEDCEASSVADVSLSAPEGTERASSARVRLVTRAGETERALETVRAVADEKGFDVVEPLVGVEP from the coding sequence GTGACCGCCCGCGACGGCCCGGAGGCCGGTCCGCAGGCCGACACCGACGGCGGCCAAGTGGCGTCGACGTCGACTCACACCGTTCGACTCGAACTCGCGGACGAGCCGGGCGAACTGCTCCGGGCGCTGCGGCCGATCGCCGACAACGGCGGCAACCTGCTTTCGATCTACCACGAGCGCGGAAACATCACCCCGCGCGGTCGGATCCCGGTCGAGATCGACCTCGAGGCGCCGGACGACCGGTTCGAGGGTATCGTCGACGCGCTCCGGGACGCCGGCGTGAACGTCATTCAGGCCGGCACGGAGCGGTACAGCGAGGAGCTCACAGTCGTCCTCGTCGGTCACCTGATCGACACCGGCCTCTCGGATACGCTCCGCCGGATCGAGGACTGCGAGGCGTCGTCGGTGGCCGACGTCTCGCTTTCCGCGCCGGAAGGAACCGAACGCGCCTCCAGCGCGCGAGTCCGCCTCGTGACCAGGGCGGGCGAGACCGAACGGGCGCTGGAGACGGTGCGGGCGGTGGCCGACGAGAAAGGGTTCGACGTCGTCGAGCCGCTCGTGGGGGTGGAGCCGTGA
- a CDS encoding DEAD/DEAH box helicase yields the protein MRVAEAVPEFADAFEFDEFNRMQREALPALLERGDNVVAAAPTASGKTALAELAICRTLADGGTALFLAPLRALTNEKERDWERFEALGYSVYVVTGERDLNPRRAKRADILVMTPEKADSATRKHESPRYSFVRDVDCCVIDEVHLLDSDRRGSVLEVTVSRLRRLCDPRIIALSATMSNVEDIADWLDAPPACTFQFGDDYRPVDLHTGVKTYTHGENAFADKYRRLYRALDLAEPHLREDGQALVFVSSRQDTVRAAEKARDALAERDVPVGARGDYEFHQEAEALSNDKLRNSVLDGVAFHHAGLAKDDRDMIERWFREGHVELLFSTSTLAWGVNLPARCVVIRDTKYHDPLEGETDISPLDVLQMIGRAGRPGYDDVGYGWVVCDRSDADRYRTLLQRGKPIESRLADDLPSHLNAEIAMGTIADLEDVMSWLETTFYYVRAASEPAQYGFDGLRDRVRKTLDDLVERGFVETDELAVAPTDLGRLTSKYYLRLETAARFHELGDRERLSVEDVLEAVAGAAEFDSVSARQSERDAIDAVLSDVDSPLDGGNRKVLAILYAGMDDSIPADLSADAWVIRQNALRMLAALSEFLDRFAGPRAANLARRIEARVDHGVSRRAVPLSAIEGVGAGRAERLADAGFESPEEVVAAGAEQLSTAGLSEGVASRIVEAARELPRIVVEWGQFPDAVDRGAHEMHELTVRNVGGGARVGIRVTVNGTGMTKKSVYLSDASTVPAAVFGTPEADELEYVVEATFPELPLMPVRATRTVQVG from the coding sequence GTGAGAGTCGCGGAGGCCGTCCCCGAATTCGCCGACGCCTTCGAGTTCGACGAGTTCAACCGGATGCAACGCGAGGCGCTGCCGGCGCTTCTGGAACGGGGGGACAACGTCGTCGCAGCCGCGCCCACCGCTTCCGGCAAGACGGCGCTTGCGGAACTCGCGATCTGTCGCACCCTGGCTGACGGCGGCACAGCGCTGTTTCTCGCTCCCCTGCGCGCGCTCACGAACGAGAAGGAACGCGACTGGGAGCGGTTCGAGGCGCTGGGCTATTCGGTGTACGTCGTCACCGGCGAGCGCGACCTCAACCCCCGACGCGCAAAACGGGCTGACATTCTGGTGATGACGCCCGAGAAGGCCGACTCGGCCACCCGAAAACACGAGTCGCCCCGCTACTCGTTCGTCCGGGACGTCGACTGCTGTGTGATCGACGAGGTCCACCTGCTGGATTCGGACCGCCGGGGGAGTGTGCTCGAAGTGACCGTCTCTCGGCTCCGTCGGCTGTGTGATCCCCGGATCATCGCCCTGTCGGCGACGATGTCGAACGTCGAGGACATCGCCGACTGGCTCGACGCACCGCCGGCGTGTACCTTTCAGTTCGGCGACGACTACCGTCCGGTCGACCTGCACACCGGCGTCAAAACCTACACTCACGGCGAGAACGCCTTCGCCGACAAGTATCGGCGGCTCTACCGCGCGCTGGATCTGGCAGAGCCGCACCTCCGGGAGGACGGCCAGGCACTGGTGTTTGTCTCCTCCAGACAGGACACCGTCCGGGCTGCCGAGAAGGCGCGCGACGCGCTGGCGGAACGGGACGTCCCCGTGGGCGCACGCGGGGACTACGAGTTCCACCAGGAGGCGGAAGCGCTCTCGAACGACAAGCTCCGAAACTCGGTTCTCGACGGCGTCGCGTTCCACCACGCCGGGCTGGCGAAGGACGACCGCGACATGATCGAGCGCTGGTTCCGGGAGGGCCACGTCGAACTGCTGTTCTCGACGTCGACGCTCGCGTGGGGCGTGAACCTGCCGGCGCGCTGTGTAGTGATTCGCGACACGAAGTACCACGACCCCCTGGAGGGCGAGACCGACATCAGCCCGCTGGACGTCCTCCAGATGATCGGTCGCGCGGGGCGGCCCGGCTACGACGACGTCGGCTACGGCTGGGTCGTCTGTGATCGGTCGGACGCCGATCGCTACCGGACGCTGCTACAGCGGGGCAAGCCGATCGAGTCGCGACTCGCCGACGACCTCCCGTCCCACCTCAACGCCGAGATCGCGATGGGGACGATCGCCGACCTCGAGGACGTGATGTCCTGGCTGGAGACGACGTTTTATTACGTTCGGGCGGCTTCCGAGCCGGCGCAGTACGGGTTCGACGGGCTCCGTGATCGAGTACGAAAGACTCTCGACGATCTCGTCGAACGGGGGTTCGTCGAAACCGACGAGCTCGCGGTCGCCCCCACCGATCTCGGTCGGCTCACCTCGAAGTACTACCTCCGCCTGGAGACGGCCGCCCGGTTTCACGAACTCGGCGACCGGGAACGGCTTTCGGTCGAGGACGTCCTCGAGGCGGTCGCCGGAGCGGCGGAGTTCGACTCCGTGTCCGCCAGACAGTCCGAGCGGGACGCGATCGACGCGGTGCTTTCTGACGTCGACAGCCCTCTCGACGGCGGGAATCGAAAGGTGCTCGCGATCCTGTATGCGGGGATGGACGACTCGATCCCGGCCGATCTGAGCGCTGACGCCTGGGTGATCAGACAGAACGCGCTCCGGATGCTCGCGGCGCTGTCGGAGTTTCTCGACCGGTTTGCAGGGCCGCGTGCGGCGAACCTGGCACGACGGATCGAGGCCAGGGTCGATCACGGGGTGTCGCGGCGGGCGGTGCCGCTGTCGGCGATCGAGGGTGTCGGCGCCGGGCGCGCCGAGCGGCTCGCGGACGCCGGCTTCGAGTCGCCCGAGGAGGTCGTCGCCGCCGGGGCCGAACAGCTCTCGACGGCGGGGCTGTCCGAGGGAGTCGCCTCGCGGATCGTCGAGGCTGCCCGGGAGTTGCCGCGGATCGTCGTCGAGTGGGGGCAGTTCCCCGACGCCGTCGACCGCGGAGCCCACGAGATGCACGAACTAACTGTCCGGAACGTCGGTGGTGGTGCCAGGGTCGGAATCCGCGTCACCGTAAACGGGACCGGGATGACCAAGAAATCGGTGTACCTCTCGGACGCCTCGACCGTGCCCGCCGCGGTGTTCGGGACGCCGGAGGCCGACGAACTGGAGTACGTCGTCGAGGCGACCTTTCCGGAGCTGCCGTTGATGCCGGTCCGCGCAACCCGGACGGTGCAGGTCGGCTGA
- the rio1 gene encoding serine/threonine-protein kinase Rio1 translates to MTEDFGLLDPDEADAFGDEWESIDVDDTEADQIVRRQDLAFDEFRKRIKDTEQFKVEGDVFDDATLAAIYKLVQDGYVEAFGGPISTGKEANVYEALGDDREVAIKVYRITTSNFRQMRDYLEGDPRFEGIGNDKKEVVLAWTRKEFANLKRARRAGVRVPEPIAVERNVLVMELVGLVEERARRLAEVHVENPQTAYEVVREYMRRLYSAGLVHGDLSEYNLIIHDGELVVIDMGQAVTVHHPNAGEFLERDCRNVATFFTRQGLDVTGEELLAFVTEPEPEPSEDPEAGPSEESGSGEST, encoded by the coding sequence ATGACCGAGGATTTCGGGCTGCTCGACCCCGACGAGGCCGACGCGTTCGGCGACGAGTGGGAGTCGATCGACGTCGACGACACCGAGGCCGACCAGATCGTCCGCCGGCAGGACCTCGCGTTCGACGAGTTTCGCAAACGAATAAAGGACACAGAGCAGTTCAAAGTCGAGGGGGACGTCTTCGACGACGCCACCCTCGCAGCCATCTACAAACTCGTCCAGGACGGCTACGTCGAGGCGTTCGGCGGCCCGATTTCGACCGGCAAGGAGGCGAACGTTTACGAGGCACTGGGCGACGACCGCGAGGTCGCAATCAAGGTTTACCGAATCACCACCTCCAACTTCAGGCAGATGCGCGACTACCTCGAGGGCGATCCCCGGTTCGAGGGGATCGGCAACGACAAAAAGGAGGTCGTGCTCGCGTGGACTCGCAAGGAGTTCGCCAACCTGAAGCGCGCGCGCCGGGCAGGCGTCAGAGTCCCCGAACCGATCGCCGTCGAGCGGAACGTCCTCGTGATGGAACTCGTGGGACTGGTCGAAGAGCGCGCGCGGCGGCTCGCGGAGGTCCACGTCGAGAACCCCCAGACCGCCTACGAGGTGGTTCGCGAGTACATGCGCCGGCTCTACTCGGCGGGGCTCGTCCACGGCGATCTCTCGGAGTACAACCTCATCATCCACGACGGCGAACTCGTCGTCATCGACATGGGGCAGGCAGTGACGGTCCATCACCCCAACGCCGGGGAGTTCCTCGAACGCGACTGCCGGAACGTCGCGACGTTCTTCACCAGACAGGGGCTGGATGTGACCGGCGAGGAACTGCTCGCGTTCGTCACCGAACCCGAACCGGAACCATCAGAAGATCCCGAAGCCGGTCCGTCAGAGGAATCGGGATCAGGGGAGTCGACGTAG
- a CDS encoding sensor histidine kinase: MGWDPHLYAVPLALAGVSLAAFAVYFLLLARERSGPKTGAWIAAALVGSGAVWVLAHALQVVYTGPAGSVFLLKMEYVGTVPLPILWLAYVCWYTGRTDWLTPTVFAPLGAIATVFLLLISMNEAHWLFWTGFTFASEAPHTVGVEWGPLFWMYLAFVTVLLATATAFLVSAVLSSRGVLRKQVATLFVFSLSPVVVGGIYLLGPVPTPGVNVAALSTVLVVLAAAASVFRYRWFDLTPVGRGDIVNSMAESMIVVNERYDVVDHNDAAGDLFAPGQLVGSSLSALSPSLADTVEALVEDEFSDPAAADRSSDAASTGSGDPPDPLSVIESDGWISSDRREITLETPSGSRTFEVTVTSPDRHRGFLILLHDITDRTRAETALARRRRMAEALLGVTHDLASAAEREAVCDRAVEGAVSILDVEHARLFLASDGELEVTTETGQWDGPLTDAVSSGIARRVFSAGQAHVVDDLTIRGAAAEGGSDAWLSAVGSGDESDGDDDTDRSTLQADITPDTARTPDSGTSTRAQSSTDGGGTGSGSGRGLDDLFEWVDDGTSDPRRNDPLIEDLFASVITVPVDDMGVLQVFAAERGAFDQEDAEVLSLLGSHTKIALDRADTATELKRERDRLEEFASVVSHDLRNPLSVADGYLDLVREDPDPEHFERIERAHDKMERLIDDLLTLARHGEVVGETERLQLEPLVERSWETIDAPDATLSVPGKLGEVDADRERLEDLFANLFRNAVEHGGEDVTIRVGRTDELIYVADDGPGVTPEERDEVFEQGYTTSNEGTGFGLAIVKRIAEAHGWDVEMTESRNGGARVDIHIS; this comes from the coding sequence ATGGGGTGGGACCCACACCTGTACGCCGTGCCGCTGGCCCTGGCTGGGGTGTCATTGGCCGCGTTCGCGGTGTACTTCCTGCTGCTCGCTCGCGAACGCTCTGGACCGAAAACCGGGGCGTGGATAGCTGCTGCGCTGGTCGGCAGCGGGGCAGTCTGGGTGCTCGCCCACGCGCTACAGGTGGTGTATACCGGTCCGGCCGGCTCCGTGTTCCTGCTGAAGATGGAGTACGTCGGGACGGTACCGCTGCCGATCCTGTGGCTGGCGTACGTCTGCTGGTACACCGGCCGAACCGACTGGTTGACTCCGACCGTGTTCGCTCCCCTGGGGGCGATCGCCACGGTGTTTCTGCTCCTCATCTCGATGAACGAGGCACACTGGTTGTTCTGGACGGGGTTTACCTTCGCGAGTGAGGCGCCCCACACCGTAGGCGTCGAGTGGGGGCCACTGTTCTGGATGTATCTCGCGTTCGTCACGGTGCTTCTCGCGACCGCGACCGCCTTCCTGGTCTCTGCGGTCCTCTCTTCCCGGGGCGTCCTCCGGAAACAGGTGGCGACGCTGTTCGTGTTCTCCCTTTCGCCCGTCGTCGTCGGCGGGATCTACCTCCTCGGACCGGTTCCCACGCCCGGCGTGAACGTCGCCGCCCTATCGACAGTGCTGGTCGTCCTCGCGGCGGCGGCCAGCGTCTTCCGGTACCGCTGGTTCGATCTCACGCCGGTGGGGCGCGGCGACATCGTCAATTCGATGGCCGAATCGATGATCGTCGTCAACGAACGATACGACGTCGTCGACCACAACGACGCCGCAGGCGACCTGTTTGCACCCGGCCAACTCGTCGGTTCGTCGCTCTCTGCGCTGTCCCCGTCCCTGGCTGACACCGTCGAAGCGCTCGTCGAAGACGAATTCTCCGATCCCGCCGCCGCCGACCGCTCGAGTGACGCGGCTTCGACGGGTTCAGGGGACCCGCCCGACCCGCTTTCGGTGATCGAATCAGACGGGTGGATCTCCAGCGACCGGCGGGAGATCACCCTCGAGACGCCGTCGGGCTCCCGGACGTTCGAGGTGACGGTGACTTCTCCGGACCGCCACCGGGGGTTCCTGATCCTCCTGCACGACATCACCGACCGGACCCGCGCGGAAACTGCACTCGCCCGACGTCGACGGATGGCGGAAGCCCTGCTGGGCGTGACACACGATTTGGCGTCCGCCGCCGAGCGCGAGGCGGTGTGTGACCGGGCGGTCGAGGGCGCGGTGTCGATCCTCGATGTCGAACACGCCCGGCTGTTCCTCGCGTCCGACGGCGAACTCGAGGTCACCACGGAGACGGGGCAGTGGGACGGTCCGTTGACCGACGCCGTGAGTTCCGGCATCGCCAGGCGGGTGTTTTCCGCCGGACAGGCGCACGTCGTCGACGATCTCACGATCCGCGGTGCGGCCGCCGAGGGGGGATCGGACGCGTGGCTGTCGGCGGTCGGGTCCGGCGACGAATCCGATGGAGACGACGACACCGACCGGTCGACGCTACAGGCGGACATCACACCGGACACCGCCCGCACGCCCGACTCTGGAACCTCGACCCGAGCACAGTCTTCGACCGACGGCGGTGGGACGGGATCCGGAAGCGGGAGGGGTCTCGACGACCTCTTCGAGTGGGTGGACGACGGCACGTCGGATCCGCGGCGGAACGATCCGCTCATCGAGGACCTTTTCGCCTCCGTCATAACCGTCCCGGTCGACGACATGGGCGTCCTACAGGTGTTCGCCGCCGAGCGGGGGGCGTTCGATCAGGAGGATGCCGAGGTGTTGTCGCTTTTGGGTTCCCACACGAAGATCGCGCTGGACCGGGCCGACACGGCGACGGAACTCAAGCGGGAGCGCGATCGGCTCGAGGAGTTCGCCAGCGTCGTCTCCCACGACCTCCGGAACCCGCTTTCGGTCGCGGACGGCTACCTCGATCTCGTCCGGGAGGATCCCGATCCGGAACACTTCGAACGGATCGAACGCGCCCACGACAAGATGGAGCGGCTGATCGACGATCTGCTCACGCTCGCCCGACACGGGGAGGTGGTCGGCGAGACCGAGCGGCTCCAGCTCGAACCGCTGGTCGAACGGAGCTGGGAGACGATCGACGCACCGGACGCGACGCTGTCGGTTCCGGGGAAGCTCGGCGAAGTCGACGCGGATCGGGAGCGGCTCGAGGACCTGTTTGCCAACCTGTTCCGAAACGCCGTCGAACACGGCGGCGAGGACGTCACCATTCGGGTGGGGCGGACGGACGAGTTGATCTACGTCGCCGACGACGGTCCGGGGGTCACTCCGGAAGAACGTGACGAGGTGTTCGAGCAGGGGTACACCACCTCGAATGAGGGCACCGGATTCGGGCTCGCGATCGTGAAACGGATCGCCGAGGCACACGGCTGGGACGTCGAGATGACCGAAAGCAGAAACGGTGGCGCGCGCGTGGATATCCACATCTCGTAG
- a CDS encoding KH domain-containing protein: MQHVKVPKDRIGTLIGEGGATMREIEERAEVRLDIDSETGAVRIEETGDPVTALSAPDIVRAIGRGFSPESALSLLDNDLRMFDLIDLTDHTRNENDLTRQKGRIIGENGRTRELMEELSGADVVIYGTTVGIIGQPDEVEVVRRAVGMLLEGAPHGSVYSFLERKHNELTNDVSFERTH, translated from the coding sequence ATGCAACACGTGAAGGTCCCGAAGGACCGCATCGGCACGCTCATCGGCGAGGGGGGCGCCACGATGCGGGAGATCGAAGAGCGAGCGGAGGTCCGGCTCGACATAGACTCCGAGACCGGGGCCGTCCGGATCGAAGAGACGGGCGATCCCGTCACGGCGCTTTCGGCACCCGACATCGTCCGGGCGATCGGTCGCGGCTTCTCTCCCGAGTCGGCGCTTAGCCTCCTCGACAACGACCTGCGGATGTTCGACCTGATCGATCTCACGGATCACACCCGAAACGAGAACGATCTCACGCGGCAGAAGGGCCGAATCATCGGCGAAAACGGCCGCACACGCGAACTGATGGAGGAACTCAGCGGCGCCGACGTCGTCATCTACGGCACGACTGTCGGAATCATCGGACAGCCCGACGAGGTCGAGGTGGTCCGCCGTGCAGTGGGGATGCTACTCGAAGGCGCGCCGCACGGATCGGTGTACTCGTTCCTCGAACGCAAACACAACGAGCTGACGAACGACGTGTCGTTCGAACGAACGCACTGA
- a CDS encoding PhzF family phenazine biosynthesis protein has protein sequence MEIRRVHLVDAFAEEPLSGNVAGVVPDADGLADEQLRAIAAELGASETAFLFPSTAADRRIRYFTPETEVDLCGHATIASHGLLSANGELAPGVHTLETNDGVLEIELEEDGTVWMAGEEPSVRQVDPDYDRLADALGIDPAALSDVGADLPTAVASTGLAFLVVPVAFLEGLGGATPDFEAIEELSAAHDVAGVYAFTFDTLSAESTLHARMFAPAVGVPEDPVTGTASGACGAYLDHVGAFDGDAPEELRFEQGHFLDRGGIVRVRLDDGIHVGGTAVESLEGSIAVPDADEDDIIEI, from the coding sequence ATGGAAATCCGTCGCGTCCACCTCGTCGACGCGTTCGCCGAGGAACCGCTGTCCGGCAACGTCGCTGGCGTCGTCCCCGATGCCGACGGACTCGCAGACGAACAGCTCCGGGCGATCGCGGCCGAACTCGGCGCCAGCGAAACCGCGTTCCTGTTCCCTTCGACGGCGGCCGACCGTCGGATCCGCTACTTCACACCCGAAACGGAGGTCGATCTCTGCGGGCACGCCACGATCGCGAGCCACGGACTCCTGTCTGCGAACGGGGAGCTGGCGCCCGGCGTCCACACGCTCGAGACGAACGACGGCGTCCTCGAGATAGAACTCGAGGAGGACGGCACGGTGTGGATGGCGGGGGAGGAGCCGTCCGTCCGACAGGTCGATCCCGACTACGACCGACTCGCGGACGCGCTCGGGATCGATCCGGCGGCGCTTTCCGACGTCGGCGCCGACCTCCCGACCGCCGTCGCCTCGACGGGACTGGCGTTCCTCGTCGTTCCGGTGGCGTTCCTCGAGGGCCTCGGCGGCGCGACCCCGGACTTCGAGGCGATCGAGGAGCTGTCGGCAGCCCACGACGTCGCCGGCGTCTACGCGTTCACCTTCGATACCCTGTCCGCGGAGTCGACGCTTCACGCCCGAATGTTCGCCCCCGCAGTCGGGGTCCCGGAGGACCCGGTGACGGGGACGGCGTCGGGCGCGTGTGGGGCGTATCTCGACCACGTCGGCGCGTTCGACGGCGACGCTCCCGAGGAACTGCGCTTCGAGCAGGGTCACTTCCTGGACCGGGGCGGGATCGTCCGGGTCCGGCTCGACGACGGGATCCACGTTGGCGGGACTGCAGTCGAGAGTCTGGAGGGCTCGATCGCGGTACCTGACGCCGACGAGGACGATATCATCGAAATCTGA
- a CDS encoding alkaline phosphatase family protein yields the protein MGLFDRLRGADNPRVAFIGIDGVPFRLIEKHSDRFPNLAALASDGTAGAIESIVPPESSACWPALTTGKNPGETGVYGFQDREVGSYDTYVPMGRDVQATRVWDRVTKAGYDATVMNVPVTFPPQRNVQRMVSGFLSPEIDKAARPDELRDRLQKNDYIIDVNAKLGHKDDKTAFMEHAHKTLRKRQKAFTHYLKADDWDLFFGVFMTTDRVNHFLFRDYEKNGPNYEAFMEFYEQLDEYIGEIRSLLPKDVTLVVASDHGFTTLKHEVNCNEWLRREGWLEYEGDDHDSLSDIDDDAQAYSLIPGRFYLNLEGREPRGSVPEDDYESVRSELKADLEALEGPDGKSVCKRIVDRETAFRGGHSEIAPDLVVIPNDGFDLKAGFKPKEEVFAAGPRNGMHTFDDASLLIDDPSANIEDADLLDIAPTILELMDIDYKRTTFDGAGLM from the coding sequence ATGGGACTGTTCGATCGGCTTCGCGGAGCGGACAACCCGCGGGTCGCTTTTATCGGCATCGACGGCGTGCCGTTCCGGCTCATCGAGAAGCACAGCGACCGCTTCCCGAACCTCGCCGCGCTCGCGTCGGACGGCACCGCGGGGGCGATAGAGAGCATCGTCCCGCCGGAGTCGAGCGCGTGCTGGCCGGCACTCACCACTGGGAAAAATCCCGGCGAAACCGGCGTCTACGGCTTTCAAGACCGCGAGGTCGGATCATACGACACGTACGTTCCGATGGGCCGGGACGTCCAGGCGACGCGGGTGTGGGACCGGGTCACCAAGGCCGGGTACGACGCGACCGTGATGAACGTCCCGGTGACGTTCCCGCCACAGCGCAACGTCCAGCGGATGGTCTCGGGGTTCCTCTCGCCGGAGATCGACAAGGCCGCCCGCCCGGACGAACTGCGGGATCGCCTGCAAAAGAACGACTACATCATCGACGTCAACGCCAAACTCGGCCACAAAGACGACAAGACTGCGTTCATGGAGCACGCCCACAAGACGCTCCGGAAACGCCAGAAAGCGTTTACCCACTACCTGAAGGCCGACGACTGGGACCTGTTTTTCGGCGTGTTCATGACAACCGACCGCGTGAACCACTTCCTGTTTCGTGATTACGAAAAGAACGGCCCCAACTACGAGGCGTTCATGGAGTTTTACGAGCAACTCGACGAGTACATCGGCGAGATCCGGTCGCTGCTCCCGAAGGACGTCACCCTTGTCGTCGCCTCCGATCACGGGTTCACCACGCTGAAACACGAGGTCAACTGCAACGAGTGGCTCCGTCGGGAGGGGTGGCTCGAGTACGAGGGCGACGATCACGACTCGCTTTCGGACATCGACGACGACGCGCAGGCGTACTCGCTCATTCCGGGACGCTTCTATCTCAACCTCGAGGGGCGGGAACCCCGTGGCAGCGTGCCCGAAGACGACTACGAATCGGTTCGCTCCGAGCTGAAAGCCGACCTCGAGGCGCTCGAGGGACCCGATGGCAAGTCGGTGTGCAAACGCATCGTCGATCGCGAAACCGCGTTTCGGGGGGGCCACAGCGAGATCGCCCCCGATCTTGTCGTGATTCCGAACGACGGGTTCGACCTGAAGGCGGGGTTCAAACCGAAAGAAGAGGTGTTCGCCGCCGGGCCTCGAAACGGGATGCACACCTTCGACGACGCCAGCCTGCTGATCGACGATCCAAGCGCGAACATCGAGGACGCCGATCTGCTCGACATCGCGCCGACGATTTTGGAACTCATGGACATCGACTACAAGCGGACGACGTTCGACGGCGCCGGCCTCATGTGA
- a CDS encoding GMP synthase subunit A, translating to MTRILVVDNHGQFTHLERRALRDLGVETELVDNDTPPEAIDADGLVLSGGPDIAQIGNCPAYLELDVPVLGICLGMQLMAAELGGAVGSGEYGGYADVDVRILDPEDPLVGSLAPETRVWASHGDEVREVPPGFTRTATSSVCDIEAISDVDRDLYGVQWHPEVAHTERGEEVFENFRAICEK from the coding sequence ATGACCCGGATTCTCGTCGTGGACAACCACGGCCAGTTCACCCACCTGGAGCGCCGGGCGCTTCGGGATCTGGGCGTGGAGACGGAACTCGTGGACAACGACACGCCTCCCGAAGCGATCGACGCCGACGGCCTCGTGCTCTCTGGCGGACCGGATATCGCACAAATCGGCAACTGTCCGGCGTATCTCGAACTCGATGTTCCGGTGTTGGGGATCTGTCTCGGAATGCAGCTGATGGCCGCCGAGCTCGGTGGCGCCGTGGGATCTGGAGAGTACGGCGGCTACGCAGACGTAGACGTGCGGATCCTCGACCCCGAAGATCCCCTCGTGGGGTCGCTCGCTCCCGAGACACGGGTGTGGGCGAGTCACGGCGACGAGGTCCGGGAGGTCCCGCCGGGGTTCACCCGGACGGCAACCTCGTCGGTGTGCGACATCGAGGCGATCTCCGACGTCGACCGGGACCTGTACGGCGTCCAGTGGCATCCGGAGGTCGCCCACACCGAACGCGGCGAGGAAGTCTTCGAGAACTTCCGTGCAATCTGTGAAAAGTGA